One region of Kazachstania africana CBS 2517 chromosome 3, complete genome genomic DNA includes:
- the KAFR0C06590 gene encoding uncharacterized protein translates to MKQRVFIMHVADNDKQSNSPLSKVSTADMKSSIAMSISNIWSGDYESLSALDGSLGGYLMVEEERINYVIYRYSKNKREPGSFSASNAEAIEINSFLVEVLDTEIPNNMIGSCFSFFYNGPSAVYVKLVEAESGRTFNDVACECIIEWDV, encoded by the coding sequence ATGAAGCAAAGGGTGTTCATAATGCATGTTGCTGACAACGACAAACAATCGAACTCTCCGTTATCCAAAGTATCAACTGCTGACATGAAATCGTCTATTGCTATGTCTATCAGCAATATTTGGTCTGGTGACTATGAGTCACTATCTGCTCTAGATGGTAGTCTTGGAGGTTACCTAATGGTGGAGGAAGAGAGAATCAATTATGTAATTTATAGATATTCGAAGAATAAAAGAGAACCGGGTTCGTTTTCCGCTTCCAATGCCGAGGCTATTGAAATAAACAGTTTTCTTGTTGAAGTCCTCGATACTGAAATCCCAAACAATATGATAGGCTCATGTTTTTCGTTCTTTTATAACGGACCTTCAGCTGTTTATGTTAAACTTGTCGAGGCTGAAAGTGGCCGTACTTTTAATGACGTTGCTTGTGAATGTATAATAGAATGGGACGTCTAA